The following coding sequences are from one Lolium rigidum isolate FL_2022 chromosome 6, APGP_CSIRO_Lrig_0.1, whole genome shotgun sequence window:
- the LOC124662201 gene encoding wall-associated receptor kinase-like 8 produces the protein MAPPLALLLLLAAATGVPAAAQQPPPLPMARPGCRDKCGNISIPYPFGIGPGCFMADQFQVFCNDSASPPRAFLVNTSGTYQQNSESSLVPGGVTKYPFVIDWSANPREPIELMDISLARGEVRAYGAVSSYCTKSSTSQVIKLQLTVVSPSKTGNWPFTTSMERNALVGVGVSVEARLATRMYMDWPSSDSWLYTTCTSDASDNFRKPINGSCTGNGCCQVPFAGNSIFQVPLFAVSFKPENQTRWDSDKLPCLYGMVVENGFYNFSSLDLSGYEVLSKKFPRGVPFVIDFAIIADDGYTGNGSCPAKGQKAPPGYACASSNSFCANNTYDSERYLCYCKEYYEGNPYVTNGCQDIDECKSPDLYPCHGNCKNRLGGYDCPCKRGMKGDGKAGTCKKIFPLVAQVIVGAVCAIGFVVVIFLIILLKERRKTRGFYKKNGGPILEKAKLIKLYRKKDLKQVLLDSNIIGQGFFGKVYKGFLGNEQVAIKKPKISGVLENEQFANEVIIQSQVTHKNIVRLIGCCLEVDTPMLVYEFIPKGSLHDILHDHNNNNKIALSLDLRISIAAQSADGLAYMHSKTNTEILHGDVKPANILLDDNFSPKIADFGLSRLLARDTKHTELVIGDINYMDPTYQKEGLLTEKSDVYSFGVVLLELISRRKAVHSDTNNLLNNFREAHEKDMEGIELFDEEIAVTEDLGILKSLVELAMECLNLQVDERPTMTEVAERLFLMGRSRQQ, from the exons ATGGCCCCGCCTCTTGCACTGCTGCTGCTCCTTGCCGCGGCGACTGGTGTGCCTGCCGCTGCTCaacagccgccgccgctgccgatggCACGTCCGGGCTGCCGCGACAAGTGTGGCAACATCAGCATCCCCTACCCGTTCGGCATCGGGCCAGGATGCTTCATGGCAGACCAGTTCCAGGTTTTCTGCAACGACTCCGCCAGCCCCCCTCGCGCCTTCCTTGTGAATACCTCTGGAACATACCAGCAGAATTCCGAGTCCAGCCTCGTACCCGGCGGTGTCACCAAGTACCCTTTCGTGATCGATTGGTCGGCGaatcctcgagagccgatcgagctcATGGACATATCACTCGCCCGCGGTGAGGTACGGGCATACGGCGCGGTCTCCTCCTACTGCACAAAATCTTCCACCAGCCAGGTAATCAAGCTCCAACTTACAGTTGTGTCGCCCTCCAAGACCGGCAATTGGCCGTTCACGACGTCGATGGAGCGCAACGCTCTCGTCGGGGTCGGCGTTAGCGTCGAAGCGAGGCTAGCAACTCGCATGTACATGGACTGGCCAAGCAGTGATTCATGGCTCTACACAACCTGCACTTCAGACGCATCTGACAATTTTCGGAAACCCATAAACGGGTCGTGCACGGGGAATGGCTGCTGCCAGGTCCCCTTTGCGGGAAACTCGATATTTCAAGTACCCTTATTTGCAGTGTCGTTCAAGCCCGAGAACCAAACCAGGTGGGATTCCGATAAACTCCCGTGCTTGTACGGGATGGTGGTGGAGAATGGGTTCTACAACTTCTCATCTCTGGACCTATCCGGATACGAGGTGCTATCCAAGAAGTTCCCAAGGGGCGTCCCGTTCGTTATCGATTTCGCCATCATAGCGGACGATGGGTACACTGGCAACGGGTCGTGTCCGGCGAAAGGCCAGAAGGCACCACCGGGCTATGCGTGCGCCAGCAGCAACAGCTTTTGTGCCAACAACACCTACGACTCAGAACGCTATCTCTGCTACTGCAAGGAGTATTACGAGGGAAATCCCTACGTCACTAATGGATGCCAAG ACATCGATGAATGCAAGAGCCCTGATCTGTATCCCTGTCATGGGAACTGCAAGAACAGGCTTGGAGGCTACGACTGCCCATGCAAGCGCGGAATGAAGGGCGACGGCAAGGCAGGAACTTGCAAAAAAATATTCCCCTTAGTTGCTCAGGTCATTGTGG GTGCAGTTTGTGCTATTGGTTTCGTGGTTGTGATATTCCTAATTATTCTTTTGAAAGAGAGAAGGAAAACTAGAGGCTTTTACAAAAAGAATGGTGGGCCCATATTAGAGAAGGCAAAATTAATAAAACTTTACAGAAAGAAGGACCTCAAGCAAGTATTATTGGATAGCAATATAATTGGGCAAGGTTTCTTTGGAAAAGTTTACAAGGGATTTCTTGGCAATGAACAAGTTGCAATAAAGAAGCCCAAAATTTCAG GTGTGCTAGAGAATGAACAATTTGCGAATGAAGTCATCATCCAATCTCAAGTCACCCACAAGAACATTGTCAGGCTCATAGGCTGTTGTCTAGAAGTTGATACTCCGATGCTAGTCTATGAGTTCATTCCCAAGGGCAGCCTACATGACATTCTTCatgaccacaacaacaacaacaagattgCTCTCAGCTTGGATTTACGAATAAGTATTGCTGCGCAATCCGCAGATGGTCTAGCTTATATGCATTCAAAAACCAATACTGAAATTCTTCATGGTGATGTCAAGCCTGCCAATATCCTCTTGGATGATAACTTTTCACCAAAGATCGCTGACTTTGGCTTATCAAGGTTGCTCGCGAGAGATACAAAGCACACTGAATTAGTCATCGGTGACATCAACTATATGGATCCAACATATCAGAAGGAAGGCCTATTAACAGAAAAAAGTGATGTCTATAGTTTTGGAGTTGTGCTCTTGGAACTTATTAGTCGAAGAAAGGCGGTACATTCTGACACTAATAACTTATTGAACAATTTTCGTGAAGCTCATGAGAAAGATATGGAAGGAATTGAGTTGTTTGACGAAGAAATCGCAGTAACGGAAGATTTGGGGATTCTCAAGAGTCTAGTAGAGTTGGCCATGGAATGCCTTAACCTTCAAGTGGATGAAAGACCAACAATGACAGAGGTAGCGGAGCGCCTCTTCTTGATGGGTCGATCACGTCAGCAGTAA